A window of the Lepisosteus oculatus isolate fLepOcu1 chromosome 14, fLepOcu1.hap2, whole genome shotgun sequence genome harbors these coding sequences:
- the LOC138242486 gene encoding zona pellucida sperm-binding protein 3-like isoform X2, with protein sequence MRSFLFVLCLCAGAGLPALISAGPAGWDSRELALQADLPAPEDAAQSEDLNLADAPSEDLSASENDSQSLAPDFRRLPVSRDAYSPYFDKEKMNPEAGSRPLPAYIKSVLFPPQRGRQPARPAIGGTRGVAVWCDSSRMYVRVSRLLFGFSCRPSEVTLGNCSVSRTTRSYFYFIYGLHECGTERSVVQGRLVYSNTLRYAPPSSSAPVHRFIPFSVPVKCSYNRFHYSYKVGYVPTWARRRTFFKDLKNKHSFVLLTTNSHWVRLSPKDEYFLGQPMYFQATAYFATAEQRLYIHSCYVTEKPDQHSQPRFPVIDNLGCMVDSKADGCLSRFVPSKQKDVLRFTIDAFLFQKKLSRKHEVTELYMHCVMAVAPAKATPGTKSCTYNREAKRWEELYGDHEVCACCESRCAGSWNEGTRSLVTSSRVAVAPVEAPLDVGADWTEDEEGDPQSSSEDAESTSEDVEGAEDFGDVGQWTGA encoded by the exons ATGCGCTCGTTTCTCtttgtgctgtgcctgtgcgcaGGGGCCGGGCTCCCCGCACTGATCTCCGCGGGAccggctggctgggactctcgggaattagcgctccaggccgacctcccggctcctgaagacgcagcccagtcggaggatttgaacctggcagatgcgccctccgaagacctgtctgcaagcgagaacgactcgcagtccttggctcccgactttcgccgccttcccgtgtccagagacgcgtactcgccctacttcgacaaggagaagatgaaccccgaagccggcagccgccccttacccgcctacatcaagagcgtcctgtttcctccccagcgagggcggcagccggctcgcccggccatcgggggcacccgaggagtggctgtgtggtgcgactccagcaggatgtacgtgagggtcagtcggctcctgttcggcttcagctgtcggccatcggaggtgaccttgggaaactgcagcgtcagccgaaccacacgcagttacttctacttcatctacgGGCTTCACGAGTGCGGCACCGAGCGATCG gttgtccagggccgcctggtgtactccaacactctccgctatgccccgccctcctccagtgcgcctgtgcatcgcttcattcccttctctgtgcctgtcaagtgctcctacaacag gttccactactcctacaaggttggctatgtccccacgtgggccaggagaaggaccttcttcaaggacctgaagaacaagcacagctttgtcctgctcaccaccaact cccactgggtccggctctctcccaaggatgagtacttcctgggtcagcccatgtacttccaggccactgcctactttgccacagcggagcagaggctgtacatccactcgtgttacgtaacggagaaaccagaccagcactcccagccccgtttccccgtgatcgacaacttggg gtgcatggtggacagcaaggcagatggctgcctgtccaggtttgtcccctccaagcagaaggatgtgctccgcttcacaattgatgccttcctcttccagaagaagctgtccaggaag catgaagtgactgagctgtacatgcactgtgtcatggctgtggctcctgctaaagcaacaccagggaccaagtcctgcacctacaacagggaggctaagag gtgggaggagctgtatggtgaccatgaggtctgtgcctgctgtgagtccaggtgtgctggcagttggaatgaag gtaccaggagcctggtgaccagcagtcgggtggctgtggcaccagtagaagctcctctggatgtgggagctgactggactgaggatgaggagggagaccctcagagctccagtgaggatgctgagagcaccagtgaggatgtggagggagcagaggactttggagatgttggccagtggacag gtgcctga
- the LOC138242486 gene encoding zona pellucida sperm-binding protein 3-like isoform X1, translating into MRSFLFVLCLCAGAGLPALISAGPAGWDSRELALQADLPAPEDAAQSEDLNLADAPSEDLSASENDSQSLAPDFRRLPVSRDAYSPYFDKEKMNPEAGSRPLPAYIKSVLFPPQRGRQPARPAIGGTRGVAVWCDSSRMYVRVSRLLFGFSCRPSEVTLGNCSVSRTTRSYFYFIYGLHECGTERSVVQGRLVYSNTLRYAPPSSSAPVHRFIPFSVPVKCSYNRFHYSYKVGYVPTWARRRTFFKDLKNKHSFVLLTTNSHWVRLSPKDEYFLGQPMYFQATAYFATAEQRLYIHSCYVTEKPDQHSQPRFPVIDNLGCMVDSKADGCLSRFVPSKQKDVLRFTIDAFLFQKKLSRKHEVTELYMHCVMAVAPAKATPGTKSCTYNREAKRWEELYGDHEVCACCESRCAGSWNEGTRSLVTSSRVAVAPVEAPLDVGADWTEDEEGDPQSSSEDAESTSEDVEGAEDFGDVGQWTGRVWKEELL; encoded by the exons ATGCGCTCGTTTCTCtttgtgctgtgcctgtgcgcaGGGGCCGGGCTCCCCGCACTGATCTCCGCGGGAccggctggctgggactctcgggaattagcgctccaggccgacctcccggctcctgaagacgcagcccagtcggaggatttgaacctggcagatgcgccctccgaagacctgtctgcaagcgagaacgactcgcagtccttggctcccgactttcgccgccttcccgtgtccagagacgcgtactcgccctacttcgacaaggagaagatgaaccccgaagccggcagccgccccttacccgcctacatcaagagcgtcctgtttcctccccagcgagggcggcagccggctcgcccggccatcgggggcacccgaggagtggctgtgtggtgcgactccagcaggatgtacgtgagggtcagtcggctcctgttcggcttcagctgtcggccatcggaggtgaccttgggaaactgcagcgtcagccgaaccacacgcagttacttctacttcatctacgGGCTTCACGAGTGCGGCACCGAGCGATCG gttgtccagggccgcctggtgtactccaacactctccgctatgccccgccctcctccagtgcgcctgtgcatcgcttcattcccttctctgtgcctgtcaagtgctcctacaacag gttccactactcctacaaggttggctatgtccccacgtgggccaggagaaggaccttcttcaaggacctgaagaacaagcacagctttgtcctgctcaccaccaact cccactgggtccggctctctcccaaggatgagtacttcctgggtcagcccatgtacttccaggccactgcctactttgccacagcggagcagaggctgtacatccactcgtgttacgtaacggagaaaccagaccagcactcccagccccgtttccccgtgatcgacaacttggg gtgcatggtggacagcaaggcagatggctgcctgtccaggtttgtcccctccaagcagaaggatgtgctccgcttcacaattgatgccttcctcttccagaagaagctgtccaggaag catgaagtgactgagctgtacatgcactgtgtcatggctgtggctcctgctaaagcaacaccagggaccaagtcctgcacctacaacagggaggctaagag gtgggaggagctgtatggtgaccatgaggtctgtgcctgctgtgagtccaggtgtgctggcagttggaatgaag gtaccaggagcctggtgaccagcagtcgggtggctgtggcaccagtagaagctcctctggatgtgggagctgactggactgaggatgaggagggagaccctcagagctccagtgaggatgctgagagcaccagtgaggatgtggagggagcagaggactttggagatgttggccagtggacaggtagggtctggaaggaggagctcctgtag